Proteins from one Cellulosilyticum lentocellum DSM 5427 genomic window:
- a CDS encoding F0F1 ATP synthase subunit epsilon, giving the protein MAKNKMRLQIITPMKTILDEEVDSVILSTTEGEMGILYDHEPVVVLLGYKTLSYTQDEVKKYATTLGGFAEITKDKIVVLTDASEFADEIDLERAKRAKERAEKRLSDSNMDHLRAEIALKKAIARINLKEGK; this is encoded by the coding sequence ATGGCAAAAAATAAAATGAGACTTCAAATCATCACACCGATGAAAACAATTTTAGATGAAGAGGTAGACTCAGTGATTCTTTCAACAACAGAAGGAGAAATGGGTATATTATACGACCATGAACCAGTTGTTGTGCTTCTTGGATATAAGACGCTGTCTTATACACAAGATGAGGTTAAAAAATATGCAACAACTTTAGGTGGTTTTGCAGAAATCACTAAAGATAAGATTGTAGTTTTAACAGATGCATCTGAGTTTGCGGATGAAATTGATTTGGAAAGAGCTAAAAGGGCAAAGGAACGTGCTGAAAAACGTTTATCAGATAGCAATATGGATCATCTCCGTGCTGAGATTGCGCTCAAGAAGGCTATTGCTAGAATCAATTTAAAAGAAGGTAAATAA
- the atpD gene encoding F0F1 ATP synthase subunit beta, with product MAQNVGHIVQIIGPVLDVKFSAEHMPAIYNAIEVKKQDGTNLVVEVAQHLGDDIVRCIAMSATEGLVRGMEAVDTGAPISVPVGEQTLGRIFNVTGHAVDGKPDPQVEKWPIHREAPSFEEQSTSAEILETGIKVVDLICPYLKGGKIGLFGGAGVGKTVLIQELIRNIATEHGGFSVFAGVGERTREGNDLYHEMTDSGVIAKTTMVFGQMNEPPGARMRVALTGLTMAEYFRDQSGQDVLLFVDNIFRFTQAGSEVSALLGRTPSAVGYQPTLATEMGTLQERITSTKKGSITSVQAVYVPADDLTDPAPATTFAHLDAKTVLSRAIVEQGIYPAVDPLESSSRVLDPQIVGEEHYSVARGVQSILQRYKELQDIIAILGMDELSEEDKLTVGRARKIQKFLSQPFFVGEIFTGTPGQYVPVKETVRSFKEILEGKHDELPENAFYMVGTIEDAVAKAKTL from the coding sequence ATGGCACAAAATGTAGGACATATTGTTCAAATCATCGGTCCTGTACTTGACGTTAAATTCAGTGCGGAACACATGCCAGCAATCTACAACGCTATTGAAGTTAAAAAACAAGATGGCACAAACCTTGTGGTAGAAGTTGCACAACATCTTGGAGATGATATCGTACGTTGTATTGCTATGTCTGCCACAGAAGGATTAGTTCGTGGTATGGAAGCAGTTGATACTGGCGCACCAATTTCAGTTCCAGTAGGGGAACAAACACTTGGCCGTATCTTTAATGTTACAGGTCATGCTGTAGATGGAAAGCCAGATCCACAAGTAGAAAAATGGCCAATTCATAGAGAGGCTCCATCTTTCGAAGAACAATCAACATCAGCAGAAATCTTAGAAACAGGTATTAAAGTTGTTGACCTTATCTGTCCTTACCTTAAAGGTGGTAAAATCGGTTTATTCGGTGGTGCCGGTGTAGGTAAAACAGTACTTATTCAAGAACTTATTCGTAACATTGCTACAGAGCATGGTGGTTTCTCAGTATTTGCCGGCGTAGGTGAACGTACTCGTGAAGGTAATGACCTTTACCACGAAATGACTGACTCAGGCGTTATCGCTAAAACAACAATGGTGTTCGGTCAAATGAATGAGCCACCTGGTGCACGTATGCGTGTTGCTTTAACAGGTCTTACAATGGCTGAATATTTCCGTGATCAGTCAGGACAAGACGTACTTTTATTCGTAGATAATATTTTCCGTTTCACACAAGCAGGTTCGGAGGTTTCCGCGCTTCTTGGACGTACACCTAGTGCGGTAGGTTACCAACCAACTCTTGCAACAGAAATGGGTACACTTCAAGAACGTATTACATCGACTAAAAAAGGTTCTATTACATCTGTTCAAGCTGTATATGTTCCTGCCGATGACTTAACTGACCCAGCTCCAGCTACTACTTTCGCTCACTTAGATGCGAAAACAGTACTTTCTCGTGCTATTGTAGAACAAGGTATCTATCCAGCGGTAGACCCACTTGAATCTTCATCACGTGTACTTGATCCACAAATCGTTGGAGAAGAACACTATAGCGTAGCACGTGGGGTTCAATCTATTCTTCAACGTTACAAAGAACTTCAAGATATCATTGCTATCTTAGGTATGGATGAACTTAGTGAAGAAGATAAATTAACAGTTGGTCGTGCACGTAAGATTCAAAAATTCCTTTCTCAACCATTCTTCGTTGGGGAAATCTTTACAGGAACACCAGGACAATATGTACCAGTTAAAGAAACTGTTCGTAGCTTTAAAGAAATCCTTGAGGGTAAACATGATGAGCTTCCAGAAAACGCATTCTACATGGTTGGTACAATTGAAGATGCAGTTGCAAAAGCCAAAACTCTATAA